In the genome of Quercus robur chromosome 3, dhQueRobu3.1, whole genome shotgun sequence, one region contains:
- the LOC126719657 gene encoding uncharacterized mitochondrial protein AtMg01250-like, translating to MALKLDISKAYDCVEWHFLQRVMEKLGFPVDWIERVMSCVTTPSFSILINGKPYGMIHPSRGICQGDPLSPYLFLLCVEGFTALLKKAKLEGWIKGVSIYRGSPKVTNLMFADDSLLFCQATWAEGETIAEILQIYERASGQSINLEKSSAYFSSNASDSQKGQILEALGVKEVD from the coding sequence ATGGCATTGAAGTTGGATATCAGTAAAGCCTATGACTGTGTGGAGTGGCACTTTCTTCAACGGGTTATGGAGAAGTTGGGGTTTCCAGTTGATTGGATAGAAAGGGTGATGAGCTGTGTGACAACACCATCCTTTTCTATTCTGATAAATGGGAAACCCTATGGAATGATCCATCCATCTAGAGGAATCTGCCAGGGAGATCCATTATCACCCTACCTATTCTTATTGTGTGTAGAAGGCTTTACTGCACTGTTGAAAAAAGCAAAATTAGAAGGATGGATTAAGGGAGTTTCCATTTACAGAGGGTCACCAAAGGTCACGAACCTTATGTTTGCTGATGACTCATTGCTGTTTTGCCAGGCAACTTGGGCTGAAGGGGAAACCATAGCAGAAATCCTCCAAATATATGAAAGAGCTTCTGGGCAGAGTATAAATTTGGAAAAGTCTTCAGCTTACTTCAGCAGCAACGCTTCAGATAGCCAGAAGGGTCAGATTTTGGAAGCTTTGGGAGTGAAGGAGGTTGACTAG